The following coding sequences lie in one Melospiza melodia melodia isolate bMelMel2 chromosome 10, bMelMel2.pri, whole genome shotgun sequence genomic window:
- the LSMEM2 gene encoding leucine-rich single-pass membrane protein 2, which yields MPREAAEDTMGRAEGAAPAEPGDPESSESGAISLRPVESISDLYWASGGHKGTEGNGPAPSSSLQRPPARPVSPVPPPLLPTLRPVPPASPCPCLGPGHPLLLALLALLALSSLVLATLAIYLSVLQSQSVRALAQWLQSQEDAVHQLRAASRQLWARLNASAQPGGHR from the exons ACACCATGGGAAGGGCTGAGGGTGCTGCACCAGCAGAGCCTGGGGACCCCGAGAGCAGCGAGTCTGGAGCCATCAGCCTGCGCCCCGTGGAGTCCATCAGCGACCTGTACTGGGCCTCGGGCGGGCACAAGGGCACAGAGG GCAATGGCCCGGCTCCCTCCAGCAGCCTGCAGCGGCCCCCAGCTCGGCCCGTGTCCCCCGTGCCCCCGCCGCTCCTGCCCACCCTGCGCCCCGTgccccccgccagcccctgcccctgcctcGGCCCCGGCCACcccctgctgctggccctgctggcgcTCCTGGCACTGTCCAGCCTGGTCCTGGCCACGCTGGCCATCTACCTGAGTG TCCTGCAGAGCCAGTCGGTGAGGGCGCTGGCCCAGTGGCTGCAGAGCCAGGAGGACGCCGTGCACCAGCTGCGGGCagccagcaggcagctctgggctcGCCTCAACGCCAGTGCCCAGCCGGGCGGGCACCGCTGA